In Ursus arctos isolate Adak ecotype North America unplaced genomic scaffold, UrsArc2.0 scaffold_10, whole genome shotgun sequence, the DNA window CCCTTTGTGGCTTTCAGTATCAATTTGTTAATTAGGTTaatcatttttctcattgttttttggATATTCATGTCTCAAAAAACAAGACTTTTCATATCATTTATTCAATGTTCTACTGGCTTGTTTCACATCTTCTTATCTCTTAATCACTTATATAaattgcaaataccttctctcaaAATGAGTTTTGTCTTCTCTATTGTTATggtacatttattattattaatttagaaatttatGATATTGTCAAAAGTAATATTTAATCATGCAGTTTACGCatgtgtgtgtcttttaaaagacacaaatgggTAAGTTTATCTTGTATATTGTCTTTAATCTTCTTGAAAATGGTTATATGCATATGTTATAagatagaaatacaattttatttctaaatttgctttatttttccgtATGGCTAACCTATTTTGTTGGTACCATTTACGATGGATTTTATCTGTGAATAcaatttttcaatttcattaatcattttatttctgttttgatgCCACTGATAAGTGTCttactatttataattttataataaatcttgatctagaaggtaaaaaaaataaccatttatttaGATTACTAGAAAAATGTAAGATAAAGTAATGGCGTTTCTTAGATAAATGTTTTGTAAAGGTGAGGATTTTTACCTTCAAACTCTTCAGATgcttttttcttgtggtaaatTAGCCACAAGCAAATGtatctttttagttttcaaaataatgcctTTAGggtgaaaattatttatttgcccTCAACAACATattcttctccatttttattcTCCATTCATTTAAACAATAATGACCATAGAAGTCTACTAGTGGTACCCCAAATTTAATCTCACTTTCAATTTTGcatatcagttttttttaatttgattcttAATAATTGAAAACATGAAGTCAGAGAGGTTTAGAATAATAATGACTTCCATTGTCTCTTACTCTATTTCAAGGAGTTTCTGATGTCTCTCTAGTAATGGTCATCCTTTTTGACTTAATAATCTCTGCTTTCTAGACATTGAGAACCAAGGTGTTGGTGGAATGAGATCTACAATGATTCTTGGCCACATTTTAATAGGAATGAATGCTTGCTTTGTTTGAATACATGTCACATATTTAAGTATCTGAATGAGGGAGTTATTGCTATTAATGATTTGAACTTTACTGCtctttatagttcttttttgttctctAGCTGTCTTAGAAATTAAGAGTAAGTTATGGAAATTATAAATATGGTATAAGCTTACAAAATGATACCATAAAACACTGAAATCAGATAATTAAGACTtacctctatttcttttcttaatttttcatgtgtctttttttcttcttcgaGAAAACAAGTTTTTTCAGTGATAGATTCTTCTACAGTTATAATTTTATCCTTTAACATTGTAATGTCTTCCTGTATGTTTATAAAGTGTAAAATACACAAGTCAAACAATGAATGGTCAATGTAAgtccaacattttcttttctttttttttttttttttaagattttacttatttatttgagagagagagacacagccagcaagaaagggaacacaagcagggggaatgggagaggaaaaagcaggctcccagcagagcagggagcccaatgaagggcttgatcccaggaccctaggatcatgccctgagctgaaggcagacgcttaatgactgagccacccagggcgccCCTAAGTCCAACATTTCAGtatttctataatttaaataaactaGCCATCACATTTAATTTTGGTAAACCGGATTAGAATATTACTTTGATaggtaaaaagaataaagaactgctattcaaacaaataaacctttgatttagaaacttaaaattaaaactaaatgcaaataatatattttttaaaaagtggtagcCATACTGGCCATTGCCCAGAAACAGTAACTTATAATacagaaaatgttaattaaattgaatttaaataaaaaataataaaaagaataaaaacttaaaattaaaactaaatgtaaTAAGACATAAGAAAAGTGGTAGTCATAGTCGCAATTGCCCAGCAACAGTATAAAGGATACTTTTAAATTCTCTAGCAAGAAATGAcagattttttaagtttatatctCCCATTGTCTtcaaaaaatagtataaaaaatagaaaaattcttaAGGTACAATTATTAATTGATATTGTTTGTATAATAGCATTAAGCATATGAAATTGATTTGGTCAGATCCAATAGCTTAAAAGCTAGGGCTTAACATTTTTTGTTAGTCACACTTTCTGAAACAAATGGATTAATTGTTCACTGCAATTTTATTTGACTATATATTTTGATTAATCCACAGGGGATTTGAGAACAACTCCCTTATGTATTTGTACATTTGGTGTAGTTGTTACATAACTCATGTACTTAAGTTTTAGAAGTTGTGAAAATAGTTTCTGAATCTCGTTAAGGCAGCTATGAGCATTTTAATAAGTTACTGATAAATGTATCACTTAATAAGTGTACTTACAAAGAAGGAGTAATAGAAATAGTTTTGATAAGCGATATTTCAAACCTGTACTTGTTTTATCTGATTTCTTTCTGGATTTTGGAGATTTTGCATAAgttcttcttttgttgtttttagttttttaacaaGATCTCGTTTTTCATGGAGTGCAATCATGAAAGACCATTTGCTTTCTACCTCCCCCAAACTATCTTTATGctcttttatttttgcataatatTCATTATATCTTATCATGTGTTCCTCAAAGTCTTCTTGGGCTGCTTCTATGTCAaatttaagttttacattttctgtatgtaaggatttgaTTTGAGTTTCCAGGTTCCCACATTGAAGTTTGGCATTCTCTATGGCAGCATCTTGCTGGTAAATttgcctttctgtttctttagttTCTGCAGAGACAGATGCTATTTGTTTTTCAAGCTCATGGAGttcattctataaaatatttcaatattattattattaattcatgATATTCAACATAAGAGGAATGTTATTGTTTTGATCCGTAAGTCTGTAGTAAAATTacaacataaaaatacatatttatcagaTATAGAAAAATTGATATACAATCAAAGGAACCATTCAATaagtaacaaaattattttataatgtttgaGGGAGCCCAGAGTTATATGTTTCTTACTTTGTAATGTTCATCTAAttcaaagtattaaaattttatcatttgtgttaacattttatacataaaaattactttataatcatttaaataatatatttatggaCATCAGAAGTACTCACTGAAGAAagataatatgataaaaataataaagccctAGGCTAAAAATCAAAAGATCTGGATTCTAGGGCCCTTACTGCCATTTTACTAGTTGGTATGATCATACATAGCAAACTTAATTGCCCTACCCAAATCtcactttcttcatttgtaaatgagCATAAGGATGTCTGCCTTACCTCTCTGGGACAGTTTGCATTTCTCACCGGCATCTCCTTTTTAAAACCTACTTTtctaaagggctgatatccaagatctataaagaacttctcaaacttatcattagccatcagggaaatacaaatcgaaaccacaatgagataccaccttataccaattagaatggcaaaaattaacaaaacaggaaacaagaaatgttggcaaggatgtggagaaaggggaaccctcttacactgttggtgggcatgcaggctggtatagccactctggaaaacagtatggaggttcctcaaaaagttaaaaatagagctaccctatggcccagcaattgcactactaggtgtctATGCCAAATatagagatgtagtgaaaagagggggcacatgcaccccaatgttcatagcaacattgttcACAATacccaaattgtggaaggagctgagatgcccttcaacagatgaatggataaagaagatgtggtacatatatacaatggaatattattcagccatcaggaaggatgaatacccaccatttgcattgacatggatagaactggaggggattatgctaagtgaagtaagtcaagcagagaaagacaattatcatatggtttcactcatatgtggaacataagcaatagcacagagaaccataggggaagggaaggaaatctgaagggggagatatgagagagggagatgaaccatgagagactatggacaccaggaaacaaactgagggtttcagaggggaaagtGGTGGAAGGAGGGGATAACagggtgatgggattaaggagggcatgtgttgtgatgtgcactgggtgttataagtaaCTAAtcaatcattgaacactacaacaaaaactaatgatgtaccatacagtggttaactgaacataataaaaaataaaaaataaactaaataaataaaagaaaacctactTTTCACACCACCATTCTTCTCTGGTTCTCCTCAAATATCTAAGTATTCCTTCTCAATCTCAATTGTTCCTTCAAATACAGGTCTTCTTCAGGGTGCAATCATCATAATTTCCTCTGCTCATTCTATGTATACTCCTTGGGTAATCTTATCCATACCTACGTCTTGAGCTACATATATGCTGATGATTCACAGAACATAGTGGCTGTTAAGTCCTACACCAAGGTGCCACTGGCCATCTCAAATTCATCATGTCCCCAGATCAGACTAATCCTATTCCCCTTCCCATCCTGTTCTTCCTTGCATTACTTATCTATTGTCAGAACCACAAAACCTCagtgacataaaataaatatttatcattcacATGAATGGGAGCAGCTGGAGTTGGCTAGATGTTGACATTGGTTAGATTTGCTCAAATGTCTGGGCTTGACTGGCTGTAAGATGGTTTGGTTTGGCTGACTGGGCTGGCTGGGGTATCTTGGCTTTGCTTCATATGTATCTTATCCTCTAGTGGGCTGGGCTAGGCATGTCCTCAAAATGATAGcagatgcaaaagaatggaagTTCAAGTATAGAAGAGCTTTTCCAGCTTCTATTTATAACATTTGTTAATATCCCAGCTAATCACATGATGAAACTCACAGTTAAGGGATAGAAGTATGCCCACTCACTGTAATGATACATGGCAAGGGAAGAATTGGGACCAAAAATGCAAATTACCACACCCCTAGTTTCCCAAACTAATGAACTAATGGTATTACTTTGGGAAGCAGCCttaattccttccttttctttactaTTTATATCTCTTCACCAAATTTTATAGATCCTCCCACCGAAATAATGCTGCAGACCaccatccattcttttttttttttttttctatctagtATGGCCATTCtctttaaacaaatttataattttggGAAGGGGCAGTGTATTAAAAAGACAGACCCAGTTATCCTTTTCCTggcagagatgagagagaaaaatacaacatGCTGATTAACATCAATTTTTATCTCCAGCTCTGAGATTTCAAATGCCCACTTGACATTCCTCTTTGGAAACCCAATAGATATCTAAACTATACATGTTCAGAAAAGAATAATCTATACACCCAATATGTTCCTCCCCTGGTCTTCTTGATTTCAATAAATTGCACCACTTTATACCTAATACTCAAGATCTACAAGTCattcttgattcttctctttACCTAATCCCCCCACAACTTACTTACTAGCAAAGCTTGATGGTTGGGCCtccaaaataaaatcccaaattcACTTCTGACCAATTTTTGTAGTGTGGCCTGCCTCTTGCCTGTTCTTCCTATTTCcattcttccccctctcccacaaCCATGTTCCACATATCAGAtggaaaaatctttcaaaaatataagtCATATCTTATTACTTCTCTGCTCAAGAACTTCTAGTGATTTCCTATTGCtgtaataataaaatttcaaattctttgaTGTGGTTTATAAGGTCATATATCCTCTAGTCACTGTTTACTCTGCCATCCATCTCATGTTTTACTCTTCCCTCTTACagcctcctttctgtttcttaaatatgcCTAGTGACTTCTCATCTGAGGATATTTGTAATTGCTCTCTCAACCTTAGGACTTGTCTACCTCTAGTTATTACCTGTTGGGGTCTTTGTCTTTCACAATTCAGCTTTATTATTACTCTTCAAATAGTCTTCTCTgagttaaaatattaattaactaCCTATCCTCCTTGAGTTACACATTATTGTATTTCCTTTGTAACACATCAGTTAATGGAAttaccttttttgtttatttctttattgcctGCCTCCCCTGACTAGAAAGTAAGCCCCATGGGTGAAGTAACTTTGTCTTCTTTATCATTATCTTCTGTGTTTAAAATAGTACTTGGTACAatgaaggtgctcaataaatattaaatgattgaatgaatgatgcACAGGGACACATGCACTGCCAGCTAGATCAGGCTATTGACACTATTGATCAATATGGGGAAAGATGGTATTTCTACTGATTTGGTCAtcatctcttctctctcctggacTAATGTAATAGACTATTAATGTTTCTCCCCAGCTTTAGTCAATTCTTCCTTCAGTTAATTTCTAACCTTTCACTAGAATTTGTTGATgttattctcctcctcctcctctctttcttcctcatgCCCAAACCCTCCTTCTCTGTTtatccctcctctttcttcttcttccttccctctctcttcccctctccttcttctctttttttttaaatagatttattgAGGTAGAATTTacataaactgcacatatttaaactTTACAACTGATGacttttgacttatttttatgcTCATGAgacatcacaataaaaataaacatatctatTACCCACAAGTTTCCTCCCGCTACTTTGCaatccatccttccctcccatcTCTCCATTCCCAGACAACCATTCATTTGCTGTCACTAAAAATAAGTTTGCATTTTcaagaattttacataaatagaatctcaccatatatatttttttagtctcACTTCTTTAACTCAACGTAATTACTTCTAGATACATCTATATTGCTGTATATATCACTgggtcttcctttttcttgctgagtagcatttcattgtatggatataccacacttTGTTCTGATGGATGGGTTATATGCAGTTTTCCAGTGAGCatacactttcatttctcttggataagcaAATATCTAGAAGTTGAATGGCTGAGTTatacagtaaatatattttaatcttttaagacACTGTAAACTGTTCCCTAAGTGGTTGTACTTATATCTGtgaataaaaacacaattttacttcctcctttcaatatggatgtcttttatttattttcctttcatggtTGCACTTGTTTGAACCACCAGTACCACAGAAAGAACAGAAGTGGTAAGACCACATATCCTTGCCTTTTCCTGATGTTAGGAAAGAAACATTATGTTTTTCACCATTAGGTATGAAGTTGGCTATAGTATTTATAAAGGGGTGTATATGCCCTTTTTTAGATTAAGAAAGTTCTACTCCTAATTTGCTcgagttttcatcatgaatggatgGATTATGAAAATTACTTTTATGCATCTATAatactctttctaaaatataaatgtaatcatttgCTCTCTTGCTTAAAGCCCGTCAAAACCTTCCCATCACCTTTAGAATAATGTCCAGGTTTCTTATCATAGTATGTCTCTCCCACCACTTCTCAAAAGATACCCTGTGCTATACTGCCACCAAGCTACATACACAGTTGACCCTCGAGCAACACAGGTTTgcactgcatgggtccacttataggcagattacatatatatatatatatatacacacacacacacacacacgaatatgtatatatatgtatacgtatatgtgtgtatatatatgtatacacacacacacagagtacggtattgtaaatgtattttctcttccttgtgatttttttaaaaagattttatttatttatttgagagagaaagtgagagagagagagagagagagtacaagccagagggagaggcagagggagaagcagattccctgctgagcaggaagcccaatgcaacctgcaactcagggcttgatcccaggaccctgggaccatgacctgagccaaaagcagtcgtttgactgactgagccacccaggcaccacttgtgattttcttaatgacattttttttctctagttgaCTTTactgtaaaaatacagtatataatacatataacttaaaaatatgctttaattgactgtttatgttattgataaGTCTTCTAGTCAATAGTAGCCTattgtagttaagttttgggggagtcaaaagttatatgtggatttaaCTGGGCCAGGGGTTAGCACTCCTAACCCCCATATTAtgcaagggtcaactgtagttttaTGAATGTATCAAATGCTTTTTGAGGCCTCTGAATTTTCTCAGGATCTTATTGTCTGGAACACCATCCTCCTCGCCCCCTAACCCTTAAACCTCTCTTAAATACCCAATATTCAAGTGAACTCCAGCTGTCTTCTTTTAAACTCAACTGAAACATCACTTTGTGATCATTCCTTCTTCAGCGTTAAATCTGTGTTCATGCCTCTATTGTTGACATTACTACCTtgcatataattatttatttctttgtctccttCTTCAATAGATGAGTGAGGACAATGTTTGGCaaaatgcttaataaaaagtAGGCCCTTGATATAAGTGAAATAACACCTGTGAAACTCATTGAAGACTGGGAAGTTTTACAGAAAATTTCTTCATAAAAAGCtaagacattattatttttatattatattctcttgcaaaaaatgtattcttttctaAAAGTGACTATGCAATGCAAATATTTATGAGATCCATATTACCATGAGAGtataattattatcatcataTCTCTGCTGATGCATTAACACCTAAAGCCAACATCAAAATCTAGCTCTATATGGTCCACCAGGGCCCCAGGAGGATACTTTACatacatttacaaatatttattaatttaatcctcatgaaaACCTTGTAGGCAGGTCatgttattatctccatttacAAATACGaaaacagaagcacagggaaATTAAACCATGGAGCTAAAAGTAGCAAATCTTGTCTTTCAAACTAGGCAGCTGGGCTCTATAGCCTATTCTTCACtttcataatatatttaataatacctTTACAAAGCGCATAGTAAAGATAccatttccagttttctttaGCTATGTTAACATAGTATAGTTATATCTAATTGTGCTGCATACAAAAAATAAGTATGGCTTCCAGATTCCCCACAGTGGAATTacaaatatattatgaaatacaAGGAACACAAAAATGTTTCTTGTCAACTTGAAATGTTCACTGACAACTAATAACTCAAAAGCAAAGGCTTTAAAAACACTGGCTTAAAAACTTAACATTTCTTCAATTTAGCATTTTAGGAAAAACTATCAAATAGAAGTGAGCTTAAAATAATTCTATGTGATACATTGGGTTTTATATGTACATACTACAGTTATAAGGACATTGCCGAATCCTTGTATATTGGGTGTGTGAAATGTTCCATGAAACTAGAATACTTGTATAGACTTCACTTTGGGATAACAGAATAATTAAGAAGGAGTAAACATGAAAAACAGGAGTCTCAAATAGCCTGCCAAATTAAGTATCCTTAATAATATCcctgttaataatttaatatagttTTGAAGACAGTAATGACTCATTCAAGAGACTACATGAAGTAGATTACCTGCAAATGGAAcagaacttttttgtttttttctatttctgatgtTTGTGATTGTTGTTGCTTTGCAACTTGCTCTACCGCATCAGTTAATGAAGATGTGCCTTGCTTAACCAGAGCTagacaaaagaataaagtacataataaaaatgtaagttataGACCCTCTGAGAAAGTCATTGTTTCTTCATTCAAAGTCATGAAAAATGTGATGTTTCTTATAAATAAAGTAGATTTAGGGTTGGTGATATTTTCTTTCTGActataaacaaaaccaaaatcaaaagccaTAATAATACACAATTCAGAATTGCCTACTATAATGTTATATCTGTTCCTGGATGGAACAGTATAAATATTTTGATTGTCCTCATTTTTTTTATCCAGACCACTTACACATATGTATAATTACAGTGCTACCATAATAACTATATAGCAATTATAGTTGATGAATTTTCATTATAGGCTCGCATTCTCAGGTTGTTATACCTTTTCTAAACACCACGTAAGTTTCTTCCTGGAGAAATTTTATAGCTTCCCTCTATTCTATTTGGCTATACATTTTAACACAATTATCCTATCATACTACCTTTTTGTTGCTGCTTATCTTTTAActatttatttcttaagattgcttCATTACCTTCTTCAGGAATTCcttgactcttcctttctttgttgaCTGAcattctactttgtttctttctccctttttggtTCACCTTCTTTATGCCTACAAAATAACCAACATTGATAATTTTTcactcttctttgtttttcttttttttcccctgtcataTATCCTGGTGATCCTGAAAGCAAATTCATTGTCAAATACCTCACAGGGATGGCAATGATATTTCATCATTGTTCCAAGAATTAAAACACAATGGTTAAGTGAGAGAGTTTTAGAGGAAAGTAGAATTGTATTTGAATCTTTGTTCTCCTGCTTTCTAGCTTTAtgatcttgagcaagttccttaacttctttGATCATCagggtcctcatctgtaaaacctTACAGGACTGTCATAACAATTAAATTAATACATGTAGAATGCTTAGTTAGCATAGGACCTGACATATATTGTGAGTAATTAATTATTATGGACTCTGTCTAGGGTTTCCTTTGCTAGTTcctcctcagttttctcatctatgtcAGTGTCCCAGTGCTAAGTCCTCAGTCCTCTTCTCTATAGTCACTCTTTAGGTGATGTCATCTAGTTGCATAGCTTTAAAATCCACTTATaggttttatcttatttatacCTCTAACGTGAACATCCTTCTTGAGCTCCAGACTCATTCCAAATTGCCTGCTTGGTATCTTCACTCGGATTTTTACAGTAATTTCAACTTAATATATTCCAAACTGAACTCTTGATTCTCTGTTCACTCCATCACCACCACTAAATCTGCTCCTTCATGGTCTCTTCCTTTCAATAAATGACAAGTTTTTCTTGTTCAGGCCCAAAACCCTGGGGACATTAGCAATGAGGTCTCTAGAAGAGTGTTGAGCTCATGGAAATTCAACAAGACTTGTGCAAGATAATCACAAATGAGAGCTCATTGTTGATGTTTCATAGGCCCTTTGGGAAATCCTTTAAGACACTTTCCAAGTATGTGGCCCAGGACTTCTCCCCAAATTGTTTACTCAAAGGACAAGCTAGAATCTTGACTTTTCTCTTAAATGCTGCATGCACTTCTTTTAGCAAAACTTATTGGTTCTACCTTTAAATTATATTGGAATCCACTCACTGCTTGCCATTTCTAAATAGTATCTTAGTAGAGACACCTTCCCTGATAACCTTCTTTAAAACATGAcctctcttccttcattttccatttccttaccctgcctcatttttttttaaattaaattaaattaattaatttatttgacagagagagagagacagcaagagagggaacacaagcaggaggagcaggagagggagctgcctcatttttcttaatagcatttgtTACCActgatattttatatacatttgtttcttttctatctcCTTTTACTAATGTAAGCTCCATCAGGGCAGAGACCTTAGAACAGTGCGTGGCAGTTACTTAATAGATGTCTACTTGTAGTCTATCTCCACTCCAATTTACCCTGTTCTAATGATAGAATTATGCTCCTAAACTACTGTTCCCACCATGTCAACACCACGGCC includes these proteins:
- the CCDC122 gene encoding coiled-coil domain-containing protein 122; translated protein: MSVNKERKSQGIPEEALVKQGTSSLTDAVEQVAKQQQSQTSEIEKNKKVLFHLQNELHELEKQIASVSAETKETERQIYQQDAAIENAKLQCGNLETQIKSLHTENVKLKFDIEAAQEDFEEHMIRYNEYYAKIKEHKDSLGEVESKWSFMIALHEKRDLVKKLKTTKEELMQNLQNPERNQIKQVQEDITMLKDKIITVEESITEKTCFLEEEKKTHEKLRKEIEVQHKRYGAILKRLHCQVNKLQSNKRQWQWNIHQLEKTAAELRKRIGMKD